From the genome of Streptomyces spinoverrucosus:
AGATCGACCTGGTAGCTCGCCATCAGGCTCATCGTGTCGGGCACCCGGGCGAGTTCGAGGACCTCGACCTCCAGGGACCAGCCGTCCTCGGTCTGTTCGAAGGACGACACGGATTCGGCGGCCATACCGGTGAGCTCCGCCAGTTGGGTGCGCGCGTGGCGCAGCACCTCCATGGGGCTCGGCCGGGGGTCCGCCGTGTCGACTTCCTGGTTTTTGGGTGAGTTACGTGAATTCTGCGAATCGGACGTGTTCTTTGTGTTGGTCATGGCCACCTCGAACATCGGGTGGCCGCACGTCCCTTGGCCAAACCTTCTGAACGCACCCGCTTTCCCCGCCGGCCGCATCACACCTGCGCAGAGGCGGTACGTGTGTCAGCCACGCAACGCGTTGAGCCGACGCCGCGCCGGGCCGAGGGCGCGGCCGCGGTTCAGCACGCCGGCCCAGGGGTTGGTGCGGGCCTGGTCGACGGCGTCGGCGACGGTCCAGCGGCGCGGCCCGAAGTCGGGATGGTCGAGCTGGTCCCAGGCGACGGGCACGGCGACGGGCGCGCCGGGCCTGGCCCGTACGGTGAAGGGGGCGACGGCGGTCTGCGCGTAGGCGTTGCGCTGTACGTCGAGGTAGAGCCTCTCGCCCCGGTCCTTCTTGCGGGCGGCGGTGGTGAGCCGGTCGGGGTGCGCGGCGGCGAGGGTGTCGGCGACGTCCCGGGCGAACTCGCGTACCTCGTCGAAGTCGTGGTGCCCGTTGAGCGGCACGACGACGTGCAGGCCGCGCGAGCCGGTGGTCATCAGCGCCGACGGCAGCTTGAGTTCGTCGAGCAGTTCCCCGAGCAGCCAGGCCGCCTCGCGCACGGGTGCGAAGGAGCCGCCGGACGGGTCGAGGTCGAACACCAGCCGGTCCGGCCGGTCGAGCCGGCCGGTCCGGGAGAGCCAGCGGTGCAGGGTGAGGCACGCCTGGTCGGCGAGGTAGACGAGGGTGGCGGCGTCGTCGCAGACGGTGTGGCAGACCGTGCCGCCCTCCTTGGGCACCTCGACACGGGTGATCCACTCCGGATAGTTCTCCGGCGTGTTCTTCTGCATGAACTCCGGACCGTCGAGGCCGTCCGGCTGCCGCTGGAGCATCAGCGGGCGGCCGCGCAGGTGCGGCAGCATGAACGGCGCGACGGCCCGGTAGTAGTCGACGAGATCCCGTTTGGTGTACTCCTTGGCGTCCCCGCCGCCGGGGAAGAGCACCTTGTCCGGCCGGTGTACCTCGACCGTGCGCCGCCCGGCCCGCACCCTCTGGACGTCGTCACCGCTCACCGTAGGACCGCCTGTTCGACCAGCAGTTGCACGGCGGCGGCGATCGAC
Proteins encoded in this window:
- a CDS encoding gas vesicle protein GvpO; the encoded protein is MTNTKNTSDSQNSRNSPKNQEVDTADPRPSPMEVLRHARTQLAELTGMAAESVSSFEQTEDGWSLEVEVLELARVPDTMSLMASYQVDLDPEGQLTGYRRVRRYERGRADSHRPGGR
- the ligD gene encoding non-homologous end-joining DNA ligase, translating into MSGDDVQRVRAGRRTVEVHRPDKVLFPGGGDAKEYTKRDLVDYYRAVAPFMLPHLRGRPLMLQRQPDGLDGPEFMQKNTPENYPEWITRVEVPKEGGTVCHTVCDDAATLVYLADQACLTLHRWLSRTGRLDRPDRLVFDLDPSGGSFAPVREAAWLLGELLDELKLPSALMTTGSRGLHVVVPLNGHHDFDEVREFARDVADTLAAAHPDRLTTAARKKDRGERLYLDVQRNAYAQTAVAPFTVRARPGAPVAVPVAWDQLDHPDFGPRRWTVADAVDQARTNPWAGVLNRGRALGPARRRLNALRG